A single window of Lates calcarifer isolate ASB-BC8 unplaced genomic scaffold, TLL_Latcal_v3 _unitig_1148_quiver_1761, whole genome shotgun sequence DNA harbors:
- the LOC108886654 gene encoding fibrinogen gamma chain: MAPHLATAGGLLLLFSFSSAQIQVENLTSCTPNDGFGKYCPTACGVADYLLSELKDLISSDEKRLADLKQLSNQLKQKCSNPCENTVQIQPITGADCQDIANKGVNTSGIYYVKPAKATEQFLVYCEIDNFGRGFTVIQRRRDGSVDFNKNWIQYKEGFGYLAPNNRTEFWLGNEKIHQLTASSIIPTVLRIELVDWEGNKRYADYNMFRLGPEVDMYRLTYGYYFGGDAGDAFDGFDFGDDPSDKFYTSHNGMQFSTPDKDNDKYDGNCAQQDGCGWWMNRCHAANLNGKYYQGGRYTEKDAGEYGYDNGIIWVTWHNRWYSLKETTMKLIPLSRITAKQ, translated from the exons ATGGCTCCTCATCTTGCAACAGCAGGAGGacttctgttgcttttctccTTCTCATCAGCA CAAATCCAAGTAGAAAACCTCACATCATGCACCCCAAATGATGGCTTT GGAAAGTACTGTCCAACTGCATGTGGAGTGGCTGATTATCTGCTGAG TGAACTTAAGGATCTAATTTCATCCGACGAGAAAAGACTGGCAGACCTGAAACAACTCTCTAATCAGCTGAAGCAGAAATGCAGTAATCCTTGCGAAAATACAGTTCAGATCCAACCCATCACAGGAGCAG acTGCCAGGATATTGCGAACAAAGGTGTTAACACCAGTGGTATTTACTATGTGAAGCCAGCAAAAGCCACTGAGCAGTTCCTGGTCTATTGTGAGATTGACAACTTTGGACGTGGCTTCACAGTAATACAGAGG AGACGTGATGGCAGTGTGGACTTCAACAAGAACTGGATCCAGTACAAGGAGGGCTTTGGTTATCTTGCCCCAAACAACAGAACTGAGTTCTGGCTCGGCAACGAGAAGATCCATCAGCTGACTGCCAGTTCGATCATCCCAACTGTGCTGAGGATAGAGCTTGTTGACTGGGAGGGCAACAAAAG GTATGCAGATTACAACATGTTCAGACTGGGACCAGAGGTCGACATGTACCGTCTGACCTATGGTTACTACTTTGGCGGTGATGCAGGAGATGCTTTTGATGGCTTTGACTTTGGAGATGACCCCAGTGACAAGTTCTACACATCACACAATGGCATGCAGTTCAGTACCCCTGACAAGGACAATGACAAGTATGACGGCAACTGTGCTCAGCAGGACGGCTGCGGCTGGTGGATGAACAGATGTCATGCTGCAAATCTGAATGGCAAATACTACCAGG GTGGCAGGTACACAGAAAAGGATGCAGGTGAATACGGCTACGACAACGGCATCATTTGGGTCACATGGCACAACCGCTGGTACTCCCTCAAAGAGACCACTATGAAGCTCATTCCGCTCAGCCGCATCACAGCAAAGCAGTGA